The DNA window ATGGAAACAAAAAGAAACAACCTAAAAACAACACTTACAACAGGTGTATTTTTATTATTATCAGTAACCGGCTTTGCGCAGAATACAACAAAAGATGCTGATGCCATTCGCCCTTATCATGTTAGTATTCCTGAGGCCGCTATTAAAGAACTCCGTCAGCGGATCAATGCCACAAGATGGCCGGAAAAGGAAACCGTTGCGGATCAGTCACAAGGTGTAAAGCTACAGCAAATTCAAGACCTGGTACAGTATTGGGGAAGCACCTACGATTGGCATAAAGCTGAAAACAAACTGAATTCATTGCCGCAATTTATTACTAAAATAGATGGTTTGGATATTCATTTTATCCATGTCCGTTCAAAACATAAAAATGCGATGCCTTTGATCATTACTCATGGATGGCCGGGATCGGTATTTGAAGTTTTAAAAGCAATCGATCCTCTTACAGATCCAACGAAATACGGTGGAAAAGCTGAAGATGCCTTTGATGTTGTTATACCATCCATGCCGGGTTATGGTTTTTCTGAAAAGCCAAAAGGAACAGGGTGGGGTGTGGAAAAAATAGGAAAAAGCTGGGATGTATTGATGAAACGTTTGGGGTATCATCATTATGTATCACAAGGAGGTGACTGGGGTGCTGTAATTGCTGATGCTATGGGACGTCAGGCTCCGGATGGCCTTTTAGGAATTCATGTAAATATGCCCGCAACAGTACCGGCGGAAATCGCAGATGTTTTAAAAGCAGGTGGTCCTGCTCCGGAAGGCTTATCCGATAAAGAAAAAGCAGCTTTCATTTCATTGAATAAATTATATACCCGTGGTGGTGGTTATGCAGGAATGATGGTTACCCGTCCTCAGACGCTGGGATATGGACTTACAGATTCACCGGTTGGGCTTGCTTCTTTCTTCCTTGATAAGTTTAATGAATGGACTTATAGCGGTGGGAATGCTGAAAAGTCACTTACAAAAGACGAAATGTTAGATGATATCAGTTTATATTGGTTTACAGATACTGCCGTTTCCTCTGCACAGCTGTATTGGGAAAATAATAATAACAATTTCAACGTGGTAGAACAGAAAACAAGAGAAATAAAAGTACCAGTTGCCATTACAGTATTTCCTGGGGAGATCTATCAGGCGCCAAAGACTTGGGCAGAAAAAGCTTATCCAACCCTTACTTATTTTAATGAAGTCACAAAAGGTGGACATTTTGCTTCATGGGAAGAGCCTCAGATCTATGCCAGGGAACTTCGCGCAGCATTTAAATCTTTAAGAAAATAAAAAGATTTTAAATTTTAAAAATTAATAAACCCACAACTTTTTGAAGTTGTGGGTTTATTATAGTTGTCCTTGTAATCCAATTTATTGATGAATCTGAATTCGTGTGAAGGCTTCTTTTCCAAATAAACATGAGAATATATTTTGAAACTCGTGGATATATTTACATCGGATAGAATTACCATAAATTTTTAGTCCCTCAACAATCTTCTTCGGACTCAAGTCAATATCATACTTGATAAACTCTTCCGGTCGTTCGTAACGAATCCGTTGTTCCGAACTGTATGTTCTTGAAAATCCAAATTGCTCCAACCACTCTTCAGTGATCTGGATAGGGTTGATGGCATCTGCCGGAGCAGAAATACTATGAATATCATTTTCAATTTTTACAAAATAATCTTTCGTATTATTTTGAAATATCTCTGTGATAGTGAAAATTTGATTTTTGTACTCTACTAAATTTCTAATCTTAAGGTCTGCAACGTTCATAATATTTAGTGTTAAGGAGGTTATTAAAAATGATGTGGTAGTGAATACAGTTGCAAATACTATGCCTTACAGAATATATTTTATTTAAATATTTGTTAATATATAGGGTTAATTTTTATGGATTATTAAATATAGCTTAAAATAAATCGTTTTTAGGGTTGAATTTTGTTGATTATGCTAAATTTCAGTGATGTTAATGAATATGCCGCAAGTATTGCAATGATAAGAAATATAATAAAATAACTCCAAGAAGTAGCATGGAGTAGGTAGCCTGTACCACTTCCTAAGATACTAGACCCAAAATAATAAAAAAGCCAGTACATTGAAGTAGCAGAAGATTTTCCATCCTTGGCACGAAGTGCCGTCATCTGACTGGCCATAGTATGGGCAGCGAAAAATGACAATGTAAATAATCCCAGTCCAAAAATTACGATATATATATTTTCAGAAAGTAATAATAAAATTCCCGCAACCATAAATAGAATTGACGCTTTTAATATACTTTTCTGTTCCATCCTTTTTGATAAGCGACTGGTGATCATCGTTCCAAAAACGCCAAAAGTATACATCAGAAAGATAAATGCAATATAAAAATGATTAAGAGAAAAAGGAGCTGCCTCTAAACGAAATGTGAGATAGTTGTATACACTTACAAAAGCTCCCATCAGAAGAGCTGCAACAAAATACAATCGACGCATATAAGGATCTGTAAGGAATTTCTTCATCTGTTTTATTTTCAAATGGTAGTCAACCTTTTGTGGGTTAAAGAATTTTGATCCCGGAAATAATTTCCAGAATATTAATCCCAGAATAAGGCTTTCAATCCCGATGATAAGTACAGCATTCTGCCAGCCCAGCTCTCCGGCAAGAAGTGTGGCGAATATTCTTCCACTCATGCCGCCAATCGTATTTCCACTCAGGTACATACTGATAGCAAGAGCCACAACAGAAGCATGAACTTCCTCTGTAAGATAGGCAAGGGCTACCGCAGAAACACCCGAAATAACAAAACCTTTTAAAATACCAATTGCAATCAACAGACTCAGACTGGGAATCCATGCCGAAATAATGGTCAGTAAGGCAGAACATAGCAGTGAAAATGCCATAAGCCCCTTTCTTGAATAGCGATCTGCATTAAAGGCAAAGAAAAAAAGACCGGCAGCCATTCCTATTGTAGATGATGAGACAAGTAAAGAGCTATCTCCAACAGTAGTATGAAAATGATCTGCTACAAGAGGAAGAAGAGGTTGAAAAAGGTAGAGTTGAGCAAATACAGATAATCCGGATAGAAAAATACATAATTTGATATATTGAAAACGTTTGTCTTTTTTATGTGCTTTTTCAGGTAGGTTCATAAGTCTAATATCCTTTTGATTAATGTCTGTAAAGGGTTATACAAATTTCCTGATAATTTTTTAATCTATAAAACGTTTATTTTCGATAATATTGATCGTTGAAACCGATCAACTGTAAAGATTCGGAATTTTCGTAGTTTTGAGTTTATTAATTATACAAATGGAGGAAACCCTTATAGAAACTGGTGGTGATCTTGGAAAACAAAAGTTGTGGCGGTTATTTTTGTTATCGAAGAAATACCGTATTTTAAGACATGCGCTTCTATTTACTATTTTTCTTTTACTGTATGTTATCAATCCGCAAGACCGTGGATATACGGCTGAAGTTAATTTCTACGCAGGTATTGTTGATTTTATTTACATTATGCTTGTTTTCTACTTTAATATTTATTTCCTTGTTCCGAAGCTTTTATTAAAGGGGAAAGTATATCAATATGTCCTTGCTGTACTTATGATAGGTGCTATTACATTTTTAATCATTTGCTCTGCAGAGATTTTACTCTCTGACTACAGGGTTTCAAAAGATTCAACTTTAGGCCAAAATTGGTTGTCAGGACTGATCTATTTCTTAACCACTTTTATCATTTTAATTTCTTTTACAACGGCCATAAAAGTTTTTCAATATCTGATCATACACCTTGAAAAACTAAATCAGATTCAGAAGCTTAATTTTCAAAATGAACTTTCGATACTTAAAAATCAGATTTCACCGCATTTTTTATTCAATACCCTGAACAATATTAATATTCTCACAGATACTAATCCCAAACTCGCCTCCAAGCTCATTATCAATTTATCTGACTTATTAAGATATCAGATTTACGATGGGGTTGAAGATTCTATTTTACTAAGTGCTGACGTTACTTTTATAAAGAATTTTCTTTTTGTAGAATCATTGAGGAAGGATAATTTCAAATATGATATTTCATTTACGGGATCACAAAAAGACATCTTTCTTCCACCTTTGCTTTTTATTCCTTTTGTAGAAAATTCTGTAAAGCATATCGATAATGAAAACCCTCTTGTAAAGGTAAATTTCCATCTTGAAAATAATAATTTGAAGTTTGTATGTATCAATTCCACAAATTCAGATACTAATCAAAAACAAAAGAATGAAGGTATTGGACTTACGAATATCAAAAAAAGACTACAATTGCTTTTTCCCCAGAAGCATGATCTTAAGATAGAGAACAAAGATAATGTCTTTAAAGTGGAATTAAACTTAACATTATGAACTGTATTATTGTAGATGACGAACCTATCGCAAGACAGGGAATACTGAATTTAATTGCTAAGGTTCCCGATCTCATTGTGAAAGGACATTTTAAGAATTCTAATGAAGCTAAATTATACATGGAAAATAATTTAGTTGACCTGGTTTTTCTGGATATCGAAATGCCTGGAACAAATGGAATTGATTTTGCGAAGAGTATTCCAAAAAAAACACTGGTTATCTTTACCACAGCTCATGCCCAATATGCTTTAGAAAGCTATGAAATTGATGCTGTAGATTATCTCTTGAAGCCTATTAAAGAAGATCGATTTTTAAAAGCGGTGGCTAAGGCAATTGAATTTAGTTATTTTCTTTCCGAAGATTATGAAAAAAGCAGCTTTGAATCTATTGAAGAAAACAGTATTATTATAAGAGCTGACCGCAGAATTTACAAAATACTACATAAAGATATTCTCTTTATTGAAGGGATGAAGGATTATTCTGTCATCAACAGTAAGGATAATAAAATTATAACTGCAATGAATCTTAAAACAATACTTTCTAATCTTCCGCCACAGTTTTTTAAAAGGATCAGCAAATCATATATTGTCAATTATCACCATGTAACTTCTGTCTCTTCACATAATGTTCATCTTAATGGAATTGAACTGCCTTTAGGAACTACCTATCGAAATGAATTTATAAATAATTTCATCAATAAATAATACCTCTCGGTTTTGTATAAAAAATAGCGGCCTAAGTATAAAATGAGCTCTCAGTTTTGATGTCAATTGATATTTTTGTTCAAGAACCAAAACGATGTCATGAAAATTTTCGGAGGTTATATTTTATTTATTATGCTGGGAAATACCTGCTTTTCTGCACAAAATTGTTCTGCTTTTTATTATTTCAGAAAAGATGGAGTAGTCACATTTATACAATATGATTCTAAAGGAAATATCTTAGGAAAGAATATAGAGATTATAAAAAATGTAAGCTTAGGAAAAGGTATTGCCTTATCTGATAATTCGATTGTCAATTATAATCCTGAGGGTAATGTAAAAGAAGAATTGCCAAATCGTACTTTATGCATCAGAAACAATCTTAAAATTAATGTTCCTATTTCTACCCTGCCTGGTATTGAAACTTATCTATCCTATCCTTCAGATATGAAAATCGGGCAGAAACTTGGTGAAGATATTAACAAATCATTTGAAATAAGTGTTAGTGAGAGAAAAATCGAGATTTTCTATAGCATTATTGATAGAAAAGTGATCGGGCAGGAGATCATTAAAACTTCCACCGGAGATTATAAGACGGAGAAAATACAATATAATTTAAATGTAAAATACAATATAGCAGGGATTTCAATACCTTTAAATAAGAAAATAATAGAATGGTTTACACCTGGATACGGTATTGTAAAAAAAGAATCTTATAGTAAGGGAGGAGTGCTGGAAGAATACGCTGTTCTATCTTCAATAGAGGGAGAGAATGAGCAAAAGTGAAAAATAAAAGATGTAAATTAACATGTACAGATAGTAAACATGAATACCATCAGAACCCGAATTTATATTATATTTTCTTTATTTTTTTTCAGTGTTTCGTTTTTGAAGGCCTGTACCATTTTTATGGCTAATGATGGAAAACAGGTATGGATAGGAAACAATGAAGACGAAAGCCCCGATATGAATTATAGGTTTTGGTATTTCCCTGAAGAAAATAATTCATTTGGATATATGCTTTGGTCCGAAAAACATGAAGGATATGATCCTGTAATGTGGCAATATCCGCAGGGAGGACTTAATGAGTATGGACTCTTCCTTGATTATACAGCAATTGATAATATTCCTGTTATTGCTGATCCCTCAAAAAAGACACGAGAGCAGGAGGTAGTCAACGATATTTTGAAAACCTGTAAGACTGTTAAAGAAGCATTAATGTTTATCAATCAGTTTAATCTTATCAAACTTTCCGGAGCTCAGCTTTTTATTGGTGATGCTACTGGAAACTATGCTACCGTTCATGGTAATTACGTGATTAAAAAGACAGACCGAAATTTTACATTAACAAATTACTGTATCGCTAACGGACATAAAGAAGCTTGCTGGAGAAGAGAAACAGCGTACTCGAAATTAGATACTTTCAAACACTACAATAAAAATAATATTTCCGACATTCTTAAAGAATCTTCTCAAAAGTGGCCTGGCGATGTGGTCACCAATTATTCAATGGTCGTTAACTTAAAAAACAGGGAAATGATCCTGTATTATAAAAATGATTTTAAAACCCCCAGGATCATTAATCTTACTGAAGAACTTAAAAAAGGAAAACATTCTAAAGATATAACAGCTTATTTCCCTCTAGGGCTATCCAAAATATTGAAGGATCAGTACGAACAAAAAGGAATCACAGGCGCTATTAATGAATATAATGAACTGAGAAAAAGCGCATACAAAGCTTATAATTTCAAAAATAATGAGGCAGTACAGTTTGGTGTCAATTTATTGAAAGAAAACAAAACAGATGATGCTATTCAGTTTTTTTCTAATCTACAGAAATATGAGAAAAAAAGTGTTGACATCAGCAACTGGTTAGGAATTGCATATAAGTCCAGACATGATTTTTCCATCAGTAATTCTTACTTTGATACAGTTCTTAAACATCATAAGGATGATTATCTTGCCAATCTGTTTTATAAAAGACAAGATCAAAAGGTGATATTTAAAATCAATGAATGGAGTGGAGCACAAAATGTAAAGCTTATCGGCGATTTTACAGACTGGCTTAAAAGTCCTGTAAAGATGGAAAAGAAAAATGGATACTGGTATTGCGAAGTTGATATACCTGAAGGAATTCATCAATATAAATTTTTAGTAGATGATGTGTATTACCTTCCAGATCCAGTTAATTACTTGTATACTTGGAAAGGAGATCACATTAATTCTCTTTTATTCCTTTAAAATATTCATTTTAAAATCGATTAGAAGATTAAAATTAATCTATTGTGTAAATTCGTAGTAATTTTGCAAAATGTAAAGATTTTTTTGGATTAAAAGTCTGCAAATCATTATCATTGCAATACTGAAAACATAACACAAATGATAGAAAATTTCCCATTTTACTTATCACTAATTGTAGCCATTATATTGCTGATTATGTTGGCTAACAAAATAAAAGTTGCCTATCCGGTACTTTTAGTGATTGCTGGATTATTAATTAGTTTTATTCCTGGCATTCCGGCTATAAAGATTGATCCTGAACTGATCTTTATTATATTTCTTCCTCCTTTATTATATGAAGCAGCATGGTCCATTTCATGGAAAGAATTATGGAAATGGCGACGGGTTATTGGAAGTTTTGCTTTTATTGTTGTCTTTCTTACAGCAATTACCGTCGCTTTTGTTGCTAATTACTTTATACCCGGATTTTCTTTGGCTCTTGGTTTTTTATTAGGAGGAATTGTCTCTCCTCCGGATGCTGTAAGTGCAGGTGCTATTCTGAAATTTGTGAAAGTTCCTAAAAGGATGTCATCTATTTTAGAGGGTGAAAGTCTTTTGAATGATGCATCATCACTTATAATTCTTCGGTTTGCAATGATTGCTGTCGCTACCGGACAGTTTATTTGGCATGAAGCAGCA is part of the Chryseobacterium paludis genome and encodes:
- a CDS encoding epoxide hydrolase family protein encodes the protein METKRNNLKTTLTTGVFLLLSVTGFAQNTTKDADAIRPYHVSIPEAAIKELRQRINATRWPEKETVADQSQGVKLQQIQDLVQYWGSTYDWHKAENKLNSLPQFITKIDGLDIHFIHVRSKHKNAMPLIITHGWPGSVFEVLKAIDPLTDPTKYGGKAEDAFDVVIPSMPGYGFSEKPKGTGWGVEKIGKSWDVLMKRLGYHHYVSQGGDWGAVIADAMGRQAPDGLLGIHVNMPATVPAEIADVLKAGGPAPEGLSDKEKAAFISLNKLYTRGGGYAGMMVTRPQTLGYGLTDSPVGLASFFLDKFNEWTYSGGNAEKSLTKDEMLDDISLYWFTDTAVSSAQLYWENNNNNFNVVEQKTREIKVPVAITVFPGEIYQAPKTWAEKAYPTLTYFNEVTKGGHFASWEEPQIYARELRAAFKSLRK
- a CDS encoding MFS transporter, with product MNLPEKAHKKDKRFQYIKLCIFLSGLSVFAQLYLFQPLLPLVADHFHTTVGDSSLLVSSSTIGMAAGLFFFAFNADRYSRKGLMAFSLLCSALLTIISAWIPSLSLLIAIGILKGFVISGVSAVALAYLTEEVHASVVALAISMYLSGNTIGGMSGRIFATLLAGELGWQNAVLIIGIESLILGLIFWKLFPGSKFFNPQKVDYHLKIKQMKKFLTDPYMRRLYFVAALLMGAFVSVYNYLTFRLEAAPFSLNHFYIAFIFLMYTFGVFGTMITSRLSKRMEQKSILKASILFMVAGILLLLSENIYIVIFGLGLFTLSFFAAHTMASQMTALRAKDGKSSATSMYWLFYYFGSSILGSGTGYLLHATSWSYFIIFLIIAILAAYSLTSLKFSIINKIQP
- a CDS encoding sensor histidine kinase — protein: MEETLIETGGDLGKQKLWRLFLLSKKYRILRHALLFTIFLLLYVINPQDRGYTAEVNFYAGIVDFIYIMLVFYFNIYFLVPKLLLKGKVYQYVLAVLMIGAITFLIICSAEILLSDYRVSKDSTLGQNWLSGLIYFLTTFIILISFTTAIKVFQYLIIHLEKLNQIQKLNFQNELSILKNQISPHFLFNTLNNINILTDTNPKLASKLIINLSDLLRYQIYDGVEDSILLSADVTFIKNFLFVESLRKDNFKYDISFTGSQKDIFLPPLLFIPFVENSVKHIDNENPLVKVNFHLENNNLKFVCINSTNSDTNQKQKNEGIGLTNIKKRLQLLFPQKHDLKIENKDNVFKVELNLTL
- a CDS encoding LytR/AlgR family response regulator transcription factor, which codes for MNCIIVDDEPIARQGILNLIAKVPDLIVKGHFKNSNEAKLYMENNLVDLVFLDIEMPGTNGIDFAKSIPKKTLVIFTTAHAQYALESYEIDAVDYLLKPIKEDRFLKAVAKAIEFSYFLSEDYEKSSFESIEENSIIIRADRRIYKILHKDILFIEGMKDYSVINSKDNKIITAMNLKTILSNLPPQFFKRISKSYIVNYHHVTSVSSHNVHLNGIELPLGTTYRNEFINNFINK
- a CDS encoding TapB family protein, which gives rise to MKIFGGYILFIMLGNTCFSAQNCSAFYYFRKDGVVTFIQYDSKGNILGKNIEIIKNVSLGKGIALSDNSIVNYNPEGNVKEELPNRTLCIRNNLKINVPISTLPGIETYLSYPSDMKIGQKLGEDINKSFEISVSERKIEIFYSIIDRKVIGQEIIKTSTGDYKTEKIQYNLNVKYNIAGISIPLNKKIIEWFTPGYGIVKKESYSKGGVLEEYAVLSSIEGENEQK
- a CDS encoding carcinine hydrolase/isopenicillin-N N-acyltransferase family protein — protein: MNTIRTRIYIIFSLFFFSVSFLKACTIFMANDGKQVWIGNNEDESPDMNYRFWYFPEENNSFGYMLWSEKHEGYDPVMWQYPQGGLNEYGLFLDYTAIDNIPVIADPSKKTREQEVVNDILKTCKTVKEALMFINQFNLIKLSGAQLFIGDATGNYATVHGNYVIKKTDRNFTLTNYCIANGHKEACWRRETAYSKLDTFKHYNKNNISDILKESSQKWPGDVVTNYSMVVNLKNREMILYYKNDFKTPRIINLTEELKKGKHSKDITAYFPLGLSKILKDQYEQKGITGAINEYNELRKSAYKAYNFKNNEAVQFGVNLLKENKTDDAIQFFSNLQKYEKKSVDISNWLGIAYKSRHDFSISNSYFDTVLKHHKDDYLANLFYKRQDQKVIFKINEWSGAQNVKLIGDFTDWLKSPVKMEKKNGYWYCEVDIPEGIHQYKFLVDDVYYLPDPVNYLYTWKGDHINSLLFL